One Atribacterota bacterium DNA window includes the following coding sequences:
- the trxA gene encoding thioredoxin, whose product MTEKSILDVNEDNFQKEVLESSLPVLVDMWAPWCMPCKMVAPAVEKIAKDNIDKLKVCKLNVDDNQNIAVNHNIQGIPALLIFKNGKEVDRIVGAVPPQAIQSKLDSIF is encoded by the coding sequence ATGACAGAAAAATCCATATTGGATGTAAATGAAGATAATTTTCAAAAGGAAGTGCTGGAATCTTCTCTACCGGTGTTAGTAGATATGTGGGCTCCCTGGTGTATGCCATGTAAGATGGTTGCCCCCGCTGTAGAAAAAATAGCTAAGGATAATATTGATAAATTAAAGGTATGCAAATTAAACGTAGATGATAATCAGAATATTGCAGTAAATCATAATATTCAAGGGATTCCCGCATTGCTTATTTTTAAAAACGGAAAAGAAGTTGACCGTATTGTTGGAGCAGTACCACCCCAGGCAATTCAATCAAAATTAGATAGCATCTTTTAA